From the genome of Mucilaginibacter paludis DSM 18603:
TGTAGAGATTGCTTCGTTCCTCGCAATGACGTGGTGTAGAAAATTATGTTAGCTAAAAGAATTATCCCTTGCCTCGACGTCAAAGACGGTCGCACCGTAAAAGGTGTGAACTTTGTTGACCTGCGCGATGCCGGCGACCCGGTTGAACTGGCCTGGAACTACTCGCAGCAAGGTGCCGATGAATTGGTTTTTTTGGATATCACCGCTACGCACGAGCGCCGTAAAACCATGGTAGAACTGGTGAAAGCCGTTGCCCGTAACATTAACATTCCCTTTACCATTGGCGGTGGCATTAACGCTATTGAAGATGCCGATGCGCTGTTAAATGCAGGTGCCGATAAAATTTCTATCAACTCGGCAGCCGTGCGTAACCCGGCGCTAATTGATGAGCTGGCAAAAGCTTTCGGGGTACAATTTGTGGTGGTGGCTGTTGATACAAGACACACCGACGGAAAAAACATTGTTTATTTAAACGGTGGCCGTATCCCTACAGAAAAAGAAACTTTTAACTGGATACTGGAGGCTGAAAGCCGTGGCGCGGGTGAGATATTGTTAACCTCGATGGATCATGACGGTACCAAAGCGGGTTTCGACTATAGCTTTCTGAAAACCATAAACGATGCCGTGCATATCCCGGTGATTGCTTCGGGTGGCGCAGGTTCGGTTCAGCATTTTGTGGATGTGTTTGAAAAGGCCAACGTTGATGC
Proteins encoded in this window:
- the hisF gene encoding imidazole glycerol phosphate synthase subunit HisF; this translates as MLAKRIIPCLDVKDGRTVKGVNFVDLRDAGDPVELAWNYSQQGADELVFLDITATHERRKTMVELVKAVARNINIPFTIGGGINAIEDADALLNAGADKISINSAAVRNPALIDELAKAFGVQFVVVAVDTRHTDGKNIVYLNGGRIPTEKETFNWILEAESRGAGEILLTSMDHDGTKAGFDYSFLKTINDAVHIPVIASGGAGSVQHFVDVFEKANVDAALAASVFHYGEILIPDLKAVLKNKGIEVRISPV